A stretch of Dama dama isolate Ldn47 chromosome 22, ASM3311817v1, whole genome shotgun sequence DNA encodes these proteins:
- the LOC133043202 gene encoding V-type proton ATPase subunit G 1-like: MASQSQGIQRLLQAEKPAAEKVSEARKRKNRRLKQAKKEAQAEIEQYRLQREKEFKAKEAAALGSHGSRSTEVEKDTQEKMTILQTYFWQNRDEVLDNLLAFVCDIRPEIHENYHING, encoded by the coding sequence ATGGCCAGTCAGTCGCAAGGCATCCAGCGGCTGCTCCAGGCGGAGAAGCCGGCCGCCGAGAAGGTGTCCGAGGCCCGCAAGCGAAAGAACCGGAGGTTGAAGCAGGCCAAAAAAGAAGCCCAGGCTGAAATTGAACAGTACCGCCTGCAGAGGGAGAAGGAGTTCAAGGCCAAGGAAGCTGCGGCTCTGGGATCCCATGGCAGTCGCAGCACTGAAGTAGAGAAGgacacccaggagaagatgaCCATCCTTCAGACCTACTTCTGGCAGAACAGGGATGAAGTCTTGGATAACCTCTTGGCCTTTGTCTGCGACATCCGGCCAGAAATCCATGAGAACTACCACATAAATGgatag